The segment CTACAGAATTAGTTACTGGCATTTTAACAACATAATTAATTTGATAGTTGGTGTTTTTACTTTTCCCCCACCAAGACCAATTGCTTTTTTTTTCACCAAAAATAGTTTTGGCTTCAACATAAGAAGCACTGGCATTAAACTCGATATTTATACTAGAAATTTTGTCTTCAATAGCATCTAAATCATTCCCTTTTACAGTAATTGTAACTTCAATTTCTACACGGTTTTTATCCCAAGTAGTAATGTTTAAATTTCCATATCTGTTATTTAAAGATACTTTTGCATCTTTATTTACAGAGAATTCTTTTTTTATTGTTCTGCTTTTTTCATGCTTCTTTTTATCTTTATTAGCAAAAGCTACTAAAGGAATAAATAGCGCAAAAAGTATAATTTTATATATAGATTTCATCGTTTAAAAGGTTAGGGTTTTTTATTTGTTCAATTTGTTTTACTGTGTTTTCTAAAACTTCTAAACGTCTTTGATAGTTTTTTATCATTGCATTTATAATTTTTCTTTGTTTGCCGTTATTTGTAAGTTCTGTTACAAATGTTTTATAGTTATCTTCTAATTCCTCTAACTCCTCTAAAGCATTTTCGATAACATTTTCTGTATCTAAATTTCTATTTTTTTCTAAATTTTTTAACTCTTGATGAATCGTTGAAACAAAATAACTTTGAACTTCTTCCATTTTTGGAGAAACATCTGCTAAATCCATTTGACTCTTTTGATGCTTACTACCCAGCCAAAAACCAAAGATTAAAACTACAGATGCTGCTACACTTAGCCATTTCCAAGAAGTTTTATTTATTTTCTTAGGATGATTTAACTTGCGCTCAAAATGCTCTAAATGTCTAGAATTAGGTTCTTGAAAGTCGAACTCATTTTTAGAGAAAAATTGTTGTAATTTATCTTCCATATTCTTGTGTTTGTATATTTTGTGCAAGTAAAATTTGCTTTAATTTCTTTTTTGCTCTAGAAACAGTTGTTCTAACATTTTCGTTTGTATACTCTAAAATCTGAGCAATTTCTTCATAATCATACCCTTCTATTAAATGTAAGTTCAAAACCAGTCTGTAATTTTCTTTTAAACCTTGTAAACAACGCAACACATTATTGGCTTTTAAACCAGAATAATCAATAGCTTCTTCTTCAACTTCATCATTAGTAATCACTTCCATTTTTACTTCTTGATATCTATTATTCTTTTTTAACTGTGTTAAGCTTTTATTGATTACTATTCTTTTTAACCACGCACCAAAAGTGACTTCACCTTTATAG is part of the Polaribacter sp. SA4-10 genome and harbors:
- a CDS encoding RNA polymerase sigma factor; amino-acid sequence: METNQPHITKLIERCKKSDKNAQLAIYKAYYKAMYNTAYRILKDNFEAEDIMQEAFLTVFTKMNTYKGEVTFGAWLKRIVINKSLTQLKKNNRYQEVKMEVITNDEVEEEAIDYSGLKANNVLRCLQGLKENYRLVLNLHLIEGYDYEEIAQILEYTNENVRTTVSRAKKKLKQILLAQNIQTQEYGR